The window CACAACATGAAAATtagaaggaataaaacctcgCATCAATATACGTTACAGTAACTACAAGATTCATAAAGGGAAAAAAAGCAATGTTTCAAAAGTCGGATTGGATCGTGGTTCACCCGACTGATTCAAGCTGTCCAGTCTAATTTGTTGAGCATATACAAACCCTAACACTAATCGGATTGGACACCTGACAGGTTCACGGTCGAACTGGTTGAATCAATCTGTCCGATTTTCAAAACACTGGAAAAAAGATTACAAATagcaatacaacaacaacaacaacaaagccttagtcccgaaatgattcggggtcggctaacatgaaccatcatataaaaccgtgaaatcaagtcgtgtcagcgacacaaattctctccctccactctgtcctatccactaccatattttcctcaatccccaataaactcatatcactctcgatcactctcctccaagtttgcttaggtcttcccctacccctcaccactacatccctttgccactcttcagtcctcctaaccggcgcatcaagcgctcttcgtcttacatggccaaaccacctcaGTCAGTTTTccttcattttattctcaatatatgtaacccctacttttgtcctaattatttcattactcacctgatcatttctcgtatgaccacacatccatctcaacatacgcatctccgccaccgacatcttatgaatgtgacagtgtttcactgcccaacactccgtaccatataacaatgctggtctgattgctGTGCGGTAgaaattttcccttcaatctattaggcatgccggggtcacaaaggaaacccgtagcactcttccacttcgcccacccagatttaatcctgtgagcaacatctccatctacttctccatccgtttggataatagatcctaaataccggaagcaatccgatgccagaacaactctcccatctagggtgattgtctctgcctccctactcctatcgccgctaaacttagactccaaatattccgtcttacttcggctcaacttaaagcctctagattctaaagtttgtctccatagttccaacttcctctccacgcattctttcgtctcatcaaccaacacaatatcatctgcaaacaacatgcatcatggtataccatcttgaagtgaactcgttagttcacCCATAACGATGACAAAAAGAAATGGACTTAGtgcagaaccttgatgcactccaatcgtaatagggaactcttcagtcttcccaacactggtacgtacactcgtgcatgctccctcatacttgtcctttatgatgtcaatatatttccgcgaaatgcctttccttattaaggcccaccaaagtacttcccttggtaccttatcatatttCTTCTCCAAATCAAttaaaaccatatgcaagtctttcttcttatttcgatagtgctccattaattgtctcattagatggatggcttccatagttgatcttcccggcataaagccaaactagttttccgagatcttcaccgtcctccttagcctttgttcgatcacttgctcccaaagtttcatagtgtgactcattaatttgattcctcgatagttggcacaatcctggacatcgcctttgttcttatacaaagggattaggatacttttcctccattctgatggcatcttattgtttctccaaattttgtcgaagaacgtcgtcaaccattcaattcctctctctcccaaacatctccaaatctcaatagggatgccatcaggacctactgctttcttcaatctcattttatttaatgtcattttgacttcacccttttgaattctccgtatgcattcacgatttACCATATCGTgggggatacttatatctcccaCATCTTGtccgcgatctccattaaataagttatcaaaataagatctccatcgttccttgatatccttatctccaactaggactttttggtccacatccttcacacatttaacttttccgagatctcgcgtcttcttatctctcatccgagcaattctatatatgtctttttccccttccttcgtatccaatcttgtatacagatcccgattcacctttgctctagcatctcgtatgaccttctttacttcccttttagcctctttgtacttttcgtagttctcatcactcctacacttccctaatattttataggattctcgcttactctttactgcttgtcgtacttcttctgtccaccaagatgtgttcttacccggtggcatcctacctttagattcccctagaacttccttcgctacttcccttatactatgctccatcttagtccatatcgaatctatatctaaatccatattacaagtccaaatatcttttttggccatctcatccacaaatttttgttgattctccccttgcagtttccaccacttaatcctagtctccacttgtggtgttcgttttctcatacatctcctacttcgaaaatcaagcaccattactctatgttgggttgtcgtactctcaccttacaatcaatataactctttctccaagcacttcttactaggaagaagtcaatttggctcgcattaccgccactccgataagtcactaagtgggatgttcttttcataaaccatgtgttcatgatactcaagtcatcgGCTGCTGCTAATTCCAATATATCATTTCCTGTTTCatttttatctccaaaaccataccctccatggacactctcaaacccatctcgcctagaacccacgtgtccattaaGATCACCACCCAATACCatcttttcatccctaggaacctgttgcaccacttcctctaagtcctcccaaaaggcttgtcttatagagacatctaatcctatttgtggcgcctATGCAtttatgacattcacaacctcgtCCCCTATCacaagcttaacactcataattctatcgttctttctagacaccgctactacatcatcaatatacttcCGATctataagaatacctactccatttctacccctgtcctttcctgagtaccaaagttTATacccccaaggagctatctctctagccttggctccaacccacttggtttcttgtagacatattatatttattcttctcctcttcataacatctacaatttcagctaatcttcctgtcagagagcctatgttccatgtcccaaagcgtaacctattACCCCTACCCTACCCTTACCATTACtgttaccgtggactagcttatttacccgcaactcttgcatatttgacaccatccccgggtcctggggtggcgcgccacttcggggcgacgacctagcaacccttgcacatttttcACTACACCCGAGTCTAAGAaatgcagcgcgtcgctgagtagggaacgtcCCCACGATATTCATATattggttcatgtcataagatgtggctaagttttacgctggccgccacaaacctaccgcaaccctcctcctttgtccgggcttgggaccgacTGTAaatgccaccaagtgaccctcacaggcggagttattACAGATAgcaataaaaaccataaaatgtACAATCACAACAAAGATGTTCTCGCAAGTCTAATACTATTAAAAAACCATTATAATTCATTCATCATCATTTATGCTCATTTTTCCTTATTTTACTCCGTTCTAGCTTTCTAATCAGGTTTACTTCCTTATTTAGGACGCATTTAGTTTATCTGATGTTTCCTGTTGCTGTtgtaaaaacatgaatttcttgtTGTTAGAAAAAGCTGATTCTCATGTATAAAATTCTTGTTGGTATAAAGTCTATATATCTTATCGAACTTATTTTTCCGTCAGATCTACACATATTAGCTATACttcattcatttatttttattttttttactgttagcagAAATTGAAAAAGGTCATAGTagttgcatatatatatatattgcaccTCTTAATATGTTTGCAATTACTTTTTCTTAATACTACTTCAGCTAAACTCACAATTTGGCTcatatatatgcttaaatttatttaataagcGTTTATATTTTGATTCGAGTTTCCTGTACTTTCATTCATCGGATAATCTAGCTTCTAACTAGTGAATGTGAAAAAATTCAGATGGAGAAATTTGATCAAAATTGAGGTAAAAATAATCTGATATAGAATTGAGATTTAGAATCcccataatttttatttagtatCAGGTCATCTTTTACTTACAATTTTAACCaaaatcttaaaatttaaaaattctgcAGAGCCAATTATACATCAAATTCTACAGATTCGAGAAGCTAACTAAACTCAAAACAAATTACCGTGCctaatttaaaaagttcagataaatacataaaacaaaatataactTTTGCCATAATATTGCAGAGCAAAATTGAGAATGTTATCCCTACACTGCTACACTCTTTTTTTCATTTCCCAAACAAtccaataatattaaaataagaCACAAACTAAACACTAAATTCAGTGGATTTGTGTTTTACTGAACAAATGAGAAATTAACATGTAAATTGTTGAATTAGATGCGTAAATTGATGAAAGTAACATGTAAATTGTTAAATTAGATTAGAGGCTAACTCAAAAATgacaaattatttaaaatattgttAATTATTTCATGTTTTTACGTGTGAACTTATTGTAAATGTAATAAAATCACAATTGTTACTCACAAACAAGACTTGAACATCTCATATTTTTACATATCACATTACACATTTATCAAATAGCTTCATTATTTAATACTTAACAAATTTAGTACTTattgttttaatattttatcaAGTGAAGAAACAACAGTACCTTCTCTTCCTTGAAATAGTGAAATAGGGCAATTGGCATTTATTATACCCTTTTTTATCCTGATGGACCATATACTCTTCATTTTAAGGGACGCCTTTGCTTCTATAATTATGCTGTATGAACATCATTCATCTATGTATAGGGGGGATTTTATTGGGAGGACCGAGTCATCCTAATATCACCCCGTACATCGACTGACATGTGTCCGGGGAGGTCTTCATACCAACTGATCATGTTTGTTGGAATTAAACTAAATATTTTGACCGACCGACCAACAATGGCCAGCAAGACTCGATTAAAGTGGATACACATTGCATAACTATGAATCTACGAAAGAttattgaacaaaaaaaaaaagactgcaAAAAAAACCTAACCTGCAAAGTGCCATCAATCAACCATGAAAGATACTCCccatttctctttctaaacCATGGGAAATTTTTAGACTTATTTCTCTAAAATTCGAATAAACATAGATGATATTGTTCCAGCAAAATCTACAATAGACAAACAACTTCCAAAGACTACGGTTCTTTAAACTAGTATTTTTGGAGTACTAAGTTTCAAGTCATGGCGCTCTTGTATACCAaacccaatttggtaattcCATAAGGTATCCTGATGGAGATCACTAAAGCCTATCGCCATTTAAACATTCCTTACTACCCCACAAAAGCACACTCCTCGTTCTAGCATATTTCATGAGcaaaccatattatattctgcttttatttcaggcaaaaatgtgaaaatggcATCCAGAGGCATTAAGTCCCAGCAATGTCTAAACAAAAACTTCCCAACTCAAAATATCAGGTATGTAATACATCTGTAAAAAAAGGCAGAAACATTCTCAAAATAATTGCCATTTCCTTAATAATTTAAGAGCACCAAAGTCTAATAATGCACAGAAGTAAAGTTCCTACAGTTCTTACATTCAGTCTTTGCATTTTACTGACCTCTTTTTTCTGAATTGAATTGTCAGTTCATTCTCTTATTTTACTCCATCTCCAAAGTAACAATTTCTCTTCTTACTATGCCAAAAGCCTACTCCAGATCACACATCTgtaatgaattttaaactgtgaGACCATTATCTATGCATGATACATGGAAACAGAGAATGAGTGCGGACACAAGGAATCTATTCAATCAGTTACACTGGGCAACCTGATTCACCACGGGCTTGGAAACAAGTACTGCATTTGCTGCTTTTTTAATCCTTCTCATAGGTGGGCTGCAGTAACACATTAAATGCTCTTTACTTAGTCATCTCTTGAATGTGCTGAGAATGGCTTTTACCAGGTGGAATGAAAATCAGATCTCCCCAGCCTGAGTTCCTCTCACTGGTCTACATCAGACCAAAGATAACAACTTCAACTTCAGGTTTTCTTTTCTAGGAGATGTAAAACTGATCCGCTAAACAGGTTCTTACCTCCATTTTTCTCAGAACGTCCTCTAAGCTTCCTACCTGCGTAAGCAAAATTGTATCAAATAGCAGTACAAATGCAAATTGTAAACAGATACTGTTACTAGTGAACAATATTTTAATAGAACCCTTAAAAAACACTTTAAATTAGGGGGGGAATATGtaatcaaataaaagaaaaatagttAAAGTCAATGCCTACCCCACAGAACCAGGAAAGGCTTAATATACATTGAACAACCTATCTTTGCATGATACTATGCTTTTAAGGAAACTGCATACAGAGATTTGGCCATTTCTAAGTGTGCATGAACTTATGCATGTATTTGTGTGTCTCTGAGAGCTAATGGATTCATGGTATTAGATATTCTGAAATCAAAGTATCCCACTTGAGAAAAGCAAAGGAAAGGAAGTGATGCCATCTTCAATACCATAATATGCGGCGTAAGTCCTGCCCCCCTCGATGCTCTTGAAACTTTTGACAGTTCTTTTTCTATATCTTCCTGCAGAGAAAGAACCATACAGCCGGAAATCAAAGTAAGCATCATTACATCAAACAAAACATAAGTGAGAAGTTCAGTTGGATCAACAGGGAAATTATTGCATCAAACCTTCTGAAAATATATTGGGCAATAGcgcttgtttttcttcttcacaACTAGAAGGTCCGACTGCAGATAAGTTCATGAGACAACATAAATATGCCACAACATTCTATGTTTAAACTTGCAACAGACTATCAGTACATGGTACGAAGGAAAAGTAGATGGTATTGCAAAAGagagcattttcaaatacttaAGAAAGACTACGAAAATATGAATTAAGCATTTTCACTTGCTATTAGaacatctttttctttttgaaccAACAATTCTTGCTCTAAACAAAGAGAAGAAACATCATCATGAGTCCAAAAACTTTCATCAGCAATGTGAAACATGATCTTATGTCAAACGATCATTCACATACGGCACAAAATACTTCAAACTTATCTTGGAAAAGATGTTCAAATTCATAAATCAAAAGAACATTTTAGGTCCCAGCATTTCAATGTTTTTTATATAGCAAAAATAAATGCAAATTTGGTAGCCAAGTCAAAGTCCTAGCAGGTTCTTGTGTATATGCTAACCGCAAATTCAATGCACTAGAAAGATGGAGGCATTTGATTTGATCCATGGATCACTTATATAAGCATGACTTGACATGTTTCTGTTTTCAGAGATGGCCTATACATGCAATTAGATAACATGGCATACCTGAAAAACTGGAACTCCATCAAACCCACCCTTGATATCAGCAGCTTTTTTCATCTGATAAAATGGTAGATATGGTCATTACTCTAAGATGCCAATCATATGATGAGAACATTCCTTTTTTGAACATAATATAAACATATTATAACTATCAATTCATTTTACATATTCTGGCAGAATCACAGAAGTATCTTTTAAATATATCTTTATCCTCCAATGACCCAAGTGACAAGAAAACCTCACAGCACAAGTATCATATTGATCCAACATGACCAATGTGCTCCTAGTCTTCTCCAGAAGTTGTACTTCAAATTCCAATATGTAGCttcttaaaataaaatcactTCCCAACGGTCCATCAAAACTTATAAAAGACACGAAGGTTGGAAAGCTctcaaatataattataatgacAAATGAACAACACTATTACAGACAGTGGCACAGAATAGAAaccaaaaataaaagcaaataCAAGTACTGTAGTCAAATTCAATATGGGAAATGATATATGATCCAACACAGTGTAATCAGTTCTTCTAAACAAAACATGGTACTGACTTCTGGGACACCATAAATAATACACGAAAAGTTCtctcttttatttaatttttcggtctgtttatagacatgctttttcttgtaactaaaaacatgaaaaacttaCCTCTAATGCATTCCTTATTTGAACCGGGTCAGGCAAAAACCGAAATGCAATTCCCTCAACCTTCAACATGTACACCTATCATAtattaagaagaaaataaagtacACAATTAGcacaaaaattaatatttacgGCTATTAGCACCTCATAGAGAAGTTTTAAATTGAATAACGTATATAACCCCACATTGTAACTCGAAATCACCTGTTTCGCTAACAAATTTAGTCATATACAATGTCTCCAGATAAATTTTACAAAGGCTGACAAGCAGTAAAATTTAGCACCTCATAGAGAAGTTTTAAATTGAATAACGTATATAACCCCACATTGTAACTCGAAATCACCTGTTTCGCTAACAAATTTAGCCATATACAATGTCTCCAGATAAATTTTACAAAGGCTGACAAGCAGTAAAATTTAGCATTTAAACAAGTAACAAGGAACTACTATCATTTAGCAGTGACCCATCAACATATTCATAATAACTCCAAGGGAATGGAGCAGCAATATAACTACTATCCCAAATGAACAAATTCAGTTCCAAGTAGAAATAAACGAGCCAGGGATTGCATTAGCACCCCTGCTAGAAATTGAAAATACATGcatataatgaaataaaaattagaatatgaGAGAAGAAGTTACCTGATCAAGCGTAATAGGTACAACCTTCGCCTCGCTTCGCAATTCTCTTCTCCGCAACCGAACCTTATCGATTACAcggaataataataaaaaaaaaaaaaacaaagatgaAGTGAACCACTCAATATGAAGAACACATATATGCAGGTACGTATGTATATTTTGAACTTCTACAAGTTCCAACCTGAGAGAGAAAGGTTTCAGCATCCTCTTGGCGAAAGCAGAGCAAGCTAATTGACTTGGTCCCATCAGGATCGGAGATAAGTACGAATTCATTGTTCGAATTGCTCACTGTGTAGACGGCAGTACCAGTAAGGGTTTTCGCGACGTGGTCTGAGCTAAGAGTGGTGGCAGCTGCAGCGTGTTTCGGCTGCAATACAGAGGCGAAAAGCGGCCCCGGAGGAAGTCTCCTTGTCGTGGGCCCCCGTTGGAGGTTAGAGGCTAGGGCTCGTGTGGAATCGCCGAGTCGAGTGGCGAGCTCGGTGCCCAGCCTGGACCAGTGCTGGTGGATGAATGTGGAGAGAAAGAGTAGAGGGTTCGAGGGTTTAGGGGGTTCCATTGTCGAGAAGAAGGAAAAGCTGGAAGTAGTAGACGGAGAGTTCGATTTATGCGTACCGGAGAAATACTAATATTACAGCAAGAGAGATGATGTAATAGTACAGTCCAATAAGCAAGAGTCTGTGCTGCACTTCATTTCGAGCGCGTGACTAAAGTAGAAAGAGTTGCATATCGGACTGGGCCTATTAGACTGTTTGAGTGTTTCTTTTGAGCTCATGACAAGAGATGGCAATAATATGGGTTTTCATGGCCTAAATAAATACTACCTAAAAtcatatttgaaattattatttttaactatgtttttaaaaaaaaaaatagaaaagcataaaatacttataaaaattggaatttttttttttacttttctgtAACTGTCCATGAATTATTTGTGATCATAATtagttaaaatatttataagtaTCCAtacttatataaaaaaaaagatgttAAATTCTTACAATTTAAGactgattttattaaatttttctttcttcaaattCATGTTTGTGCCTACCTTGGTATAAAAGAAATTTCAATAAATTAACTTATCTAACtaattaattacatattatGTTATCAGTTTTGGGGTGTTTCATTTTTTTACATGCTAAATGGGCCAATAAATCAACTTAAGTCATCATTTAAAAGTCTTTGTTTTCCTCCTCTCATATATGTTGTAATTTGATATCATACATggctttgttttgttttgtttctataacaaattttgttttgttttgttttgtgttgtTTTACTTCATGACATCGTCAAGTAGTATCGAAATTATGTATACCAATTTGAGtttggaggaggaggaagataGAAGTATTCTGACTAACTTTAGAGATC of the Euphorbia lathyris chromosome 7, ddEupLath1.1, whole genome shotgun sequence genome contains:
- the LOC136200748 gene encoding protein TIC 22, chloroplastic translates to MEPPKPSNPLLFLSTFIHQHWSRLGTELATRLGDSTRALASNLQRGPTTRRLPPGPLFASVLQPKHAAAATTLSSDHVAKTLTGTAVYTVSNSNNEFVLISDPDGTKSISLLCFRQEDAETFLSQVRLRRRELRSEAKVVPITLDQVYMLKVEGIAFRFLPDPVQIRNALEMKKAADIKGGFDGVPVFQSDLLVVKKKNKRYCPIYFQKEDIEKELSKVSRASRGAGLTPHIMVGSLEDVLRKMETSERNSGWGDLIFIPPGKSHSQHIQEMTK